The genomic DNA AGTGATCGGGTCAAACGCGCCGTCGCCCTCGGGCACGAGCAGGAAGAAGCCGCCGACCATCAGGCCCCAGAGCAGGGTAAGCCCCAGCCCGATGACCTCACCCGAGCCGAAGCCGCCGCCGGCCTCGTGCGCGCCCTGCGCAGAGCGCAACGGCATGGGGGCAGGGCGCATCGGGGGATGCGTCGTGCTGGTGGATTCCTCGGCGTCGCTCACCCCTGCCAAGCTCCTGTCAGATGTATTTGATGCTCAGAACTTCGTAGCTCTTGTCGCCGCCGGGTGTGCGCACTTCGACGCTATCGCCCTCATCCTTGCCGATCAGCGCCCGCGCGATGGGCGACTTGATGTTGAGCAGCCCGCGCTCGATGTCGGCCTCGTGCTCGCCAACGATCTGCCAGGTCTTCTCTTCGTCGGTGTCTTCATCGGCCACGGTCACGGTGGCGCCGAACTTGATCGAGCCGGAAAGCCGCGCCGGGTCGATCACATCGGAGAGCGAGAGCACGCCCTCGATCTCCTTGATCCGGCCCTCGATGAAGCTCTGCTTTTCCTTGGCGGAATGATACTCGGCATTCTCCGACAGATCGCCATGCTCGCGGGCTTCCGCGATCGCCTTGATGATTGCGGGGCGCTCAACGCTTTTGAGCTGCTTCAATTCGGTATCGAGCGCGGTATGGCCCGCGCGGGTCATCGGTATCTTATCCATTTTCGCGGCGGATCTTTCACTGGGAGAAAGGGCAACACTTCGGCTGTTAACTCAATCGGGGAAGGGAAAGTCAATAGTCCGGAAAGGGTTGCGGGGCTAGGGTGGCGGAAAACGGACGTGGTCCGATAGAGGCAGCAGCAGGCGGGCGGTTCATGCGCAACTTCCTGAGATTCGTGGCATTCTACTTCCTTGCGGGGGTGGCGTTTGTGGTTTTGGTGCGGGACGATCCGGTTGCCCTGATCCTCGACCTCGGCGCATCGCTGCCGACATCGGCCATCTTTTTCGTGCAGAAGGCGTGGTGGCTCATCCTCGCCTTCGTGGCGCTCTTCTTCGTGCTGCCGAAGGGCGAGCTGGTGAGCCGTATTCCGCGTGCCTTTGTGGTGCTGATGGCCTGCAACCTGTTTTTCCTCACCTTCACCATGGTCAAGACCAGCCTGCCCTATGCCCTGCCCTTCTGGGCCGACCCACCGCTGGCCGAGATTGACCGGCTGCTGCACTTTGGCGTTGATCCCTACGTGCTGACCCATGCCGTGGGCAGCTGGATTCCGCCCGGCGCGGCGATGGCGCTTTATATGGGAATCTGGCTGGTGCCGGCGATGTATCTGCCTGTGATCCTTGTTCTCTTTGATGGCGATCGCGCGCGTGTGGGCCGGTTTTTGCTGCTCTATTGCGTGGGCTGGGCGCTGCTCGGATCGGTGCTGGCGCTGGGCGGCATGTCGGCCGGGCCGATCTTTTATGACCGCCTGCTTGGGGGCGAGCGGTTTGCCGGGCTGATCGCGGCGCTGGAGGCCAGTGGCATCAGTGACAGCACGGTGGGTGGGGTGCAGGACTTTCTGTGGAGCGTTTATGAGAGCGGCACGCAGGGCGTGGGCTCGGGTATTTCGGCCTTCCCCAGCGTGCATGTGGGCATGGCCTGTGTTGTCTCGCTTTACCTTTACGAACGCGCCCGCTGGCTCGCCCCGCTGGCTTTGGCGGTGGTTGCGGCCTTCCAGTTTCTGTCGGTGCATCTGGGCTGGCACTATGCGGTGGATGGCTATGTTTCCATTGCGGTGATCGTCGCCACATGGGCCTGGGCGAAGCGTCGACAATCGGCGAAAGCTGCCCCGGAAATGGCGGATTTCAGCCCCGAAACCATCTGATTGCGATGGCACCAAGGGCCCCGAAACGGACGCCCGCACTACGGGTGACTGGGGCTATCGAGGGGTTTTGGGCCATGTTTGGCAATGCGATTGCACATCTGCGCAGGGGGGCGGACCAGCCCTTTCACGCCCATGAAGTTTCATGGTTTCTGCGCTTCGCCCTTCTCTATTTCATCGCTGCCTCGATCCTTGTCGGCAGCCTTGTTGGCCTGAACGCCGTGGCCGTTCCGGCGATGGGCGGGGGGATCAACTTTTTCTTCTTTATCCGCGATGTGCTGCTGGGCGTGTTCCCGGTTCTTATTGTGCTCTTCATCGTTATCGGATGGCAACGGATCAAGCTGCGCGGCGGGGCGCTACTGAAGGTGTTTGCAGCCTGCGTGATCATGCAATCGGGCTTCACCATGATGAAGGGCTCCCTGCCGATGCTGATGCCCTTTTACGCTGACCCGTTCTTTGCCGATCTGGACCTCGCCCTGCACGGGGTGGACCCGTGGGTTTGGGCGCATGGCCTGATCGGGATGGGTGAGGGGCAAAAGCTATTTCTTGCCTACACGACTTTGTGGGGCGTTTGGGCGCTTCTGTTTCCGGTGATCCTCGTGGTGGTCGACAGTGACCGGGCGCGGGTGAAGCGGTTCATGATCCTGTTTCTTTCGGCGTGGGTGCTGCTGGGCAACGTGGTGGCCTTTGGGGGCCTCTCCGTCGGGCCGATCTTTTATGACCGGCTGCTGGGCGGCGAGCGCTTTGCCGGGCTGATTGCCGTGCTGAACGATGGCGGTATTCAGCAGACCACCATCGGAATGACGCAGGACGCGCTGTGGAGGCTGTATTCACAGGGGGCCGAGTCCATCGGCTCGGGTATTTCGGCCTTTCCCAGCGTGCATGTGGCCGTGGCTTCTGTGGCGGCGTTCTATCTTGCCGAACGCAGCCGTTGGCTGGCGCTGCCGGGCTTTGGATACCTCGCGCTTGTGCTGTTTCTATCGGTCTACACCGGCTACCACTACGCGGTGGATGGCTATGCCTCGATACTGGTGATCGGCGCGCTCTGGGCGGCCCTGAAGTGGCATGCCGCCGCCCGCTCTGCCCGCGCCGAAAGCCCGGCCGGAGCGCTCGCCCCGGCCGAGTAACTTCCCACCGAAGGGTTAGAGCAGCGTGCCGCCGGAGGCTTCGATGCGCTGGCCGGTGATCCAGTTGCTCGGGCCTGCCAGCAGGGCCGCGACGGCGGTGCCGATATCTTCGGGCAGGCCGGGGCGGCCCATGGCGGACATCTCGGAGATGCGCGCCTTCATCTCGGGATCATCACGCACCATGCCGCCGCCGAAGTCGGTTTCGATCGCGCCGGGAGCCAGCGTGTTGACGGCGATGCCGCGCGCGCCGAGTTCAAGGGCCATGTAGCGGGTCATCACCTCGACCGCGCCCTTGGCCATGGAATAGGCCGCCATGCCGGGGAAGGAAAAGCGGGTGAGCCCGGAAGAGACGTTGAGCACACGCGCGCCATCGGCGAGCAGGGGCAGCAGCGACTGGGTGAGGAAGTAGGGGCCTTTGACGTGCACCTGCATCATCGCATCGAAATCGGCCTCGGAAGTTTCGCCAATCGGGGTGTGGGCACCGTAGCCCGCGTTGTTCACCAGAATGTCGAGCCGGGTGCCGCCGAGGGTGGCGAGCGTGTTCGGCAGGGCCTCAGCAAAGGCGGCAAAGCTGGCGGTGTCTTCGGTGTTGAGCTGCAGCGCGGCGGCCTCCACCCCGGCGGCGCGGGCTTCGGCCACCACCTCCTCGGCAGCCGTGGTGTTGGAGTGGTAGGTGATGATCGGCGTGACCCCGCTTTGCGCAAGATGGGTGGCCATGGCGCGGCCAAGGCCGCGGCTGCCGCCGGTGATGAGGGCGATGGGGGATTGGGTTTGCATCTTGGTGTTGCCTCCTCTGGGGTTGCGATACTGCGGAATTGGGCCGCTCGCACCGCTTGGGCCTGCCGTATTCTCCGCCGAACCTGCCTGAACCTCCGAAACCCGCCGCCGGGCCCTGTTGAAAGCTGCTGCGCGTGCTGCATCTTTCTGGAGACCTCGCAAGGAGCTCTGCCGATGGATCATCGCGCCCTGATTGCTGCCCTGAATGACCATGCCGACCGGGTTGGGGACGGGAATATGCCGCTGGAGAGCGGGGTGCCGGGGCTGTTGCTGATGCGCTGCGGGCGGGTGACGGAGCTGGAGCCGGTGGTTTATCAGCCGGTCCTGTGTGTGGTGCTGCAGGGGGCAAAGGAAGTGTGGTCGGGGGAGGTGCCCTATATCTTCCGGGCCGGGCAAAGCTCGGTGGTGACCTGCGATTTACCCACGCGGGCACGGGTGCTGGAGGCGCCCTACCTTTCGCTGGCGCTGCAGATTGACGTGGGGATGCTGACCGAGCTGGCCGCCGAGATGAACAAGCCGAGCGACGAAAGGCCGGAGGCGGTGAGCCAAGGCGTGGCGGATGCGGCGCTGATGGACGGGCTGACGCGGCTCTACCGGCTGAAGGACACGCCCGCCGCGATTGACCAGCTTGCCCCGCTGATCCGGCGGGAGCTGCACTTTTGGCTGCTGAACTCGTCGCACGGGCCTGCGCTGGCGGCGCTTGCCCGGCGCGACAGCCATGCCTCCCGCATTGCCCGCGCCACCGCCGAGATCCGCCGCAGCTATGACGCGCCGCTGCGGGTTGCCGCGCTGGCGCGGCTTGCGGGCATGTCGGCCTCGACCTTCCACGACCACTTCAAGGCGATGACCGGCACCACGCCGCTGCAATTTCAAAAACGGCTCCGGTTGGTTGAAGCGCGGCGGCTGATCGAGGCGGATGGCAAGAGCGTGAGCCAGGCCGCCTTTGCGGTGGGCTATGAGAGCCCGACGCAGTTCAGCCGCGAGTTTAGCCGGATGTTTGGCGCGCCGCCCAGCCGGATGCAGCGCGCGGTCGCCCGGGTTTGAGCCGCCGGGCTTGACCCCGGGACTTGACCGAGCGGAAAGGGCCTGCCAGCGTAGATTCCGTTGAAATAAGTCATTGAACCGGAGTCATTCTCATGAAGCGCATTGCCGCTGCCATTGCCCTATCCGCATCCCTTGCCCTGCCCGCTGCCGCCAACCTGCCCACCGGCGGCCTTGGCGGCTTTTCCCTCAGCCCTGACGGCACCACCCTGCTGGCCGGGGGCGACAACCGGGTGATCTATATGATCGACACCGCGACGATGGAGGTGAAAGACCGGATCTGGAGCCCGACCATGCCGGTGTGGATCGACCATTCTGCCGATGGCAGCCTTGTCTACGTGCTCGACAGCGATGACCTGCTCACCGCCTATGCCGCAGCGGACATGAGCAAGAAATGGGAGATCCAGCGGGTGCGCGACATGGCCTTTCGGCCCGAGGCGCAGCGGATCGTGATCTGGAAGGGCGTTTCGGGCGGCAGCGAGATTGCAGTGATCGACGCGGCCACCGGCGGGCAGGTGAAGACGGTGACCACGCCCGAGCCGCTGGCGATCGAGAGCGCCGGGTTGAGCGACGATGGCACCACCCTTCTGGCGATCACCCGGCAACAGAAGACCGAGGATGAGACCAAGGAAAAGCCCGGCGATGATGTGAAGGGGCTGGAAAAGGAGATCTTTCGCAAAAAGCACGATGGCTATGTGTCGTCGCTGCTGAAGATCGACCTTGAGGCCGGCACCACCGAGGCGCTGCCAAGCTGGTACAGCGCTTCGAACTTCGACGATATCCGGGCGGTGGGCGAGCAGGTTTTCTACCTCAAGCCGGGCAGCGACCCGATGGTGCTGGGGGCCGACGGCGAGGTGACGATGCTCGATTTGCAGCGCACCAATGGCGATTATGTCGAGATCAGCCCGGACGGCTCGGAGATGGTGGCGGGCGATGGCGGCAAAGTGAGCTTCATCCCGGTGACGGGCGGCGCGCCGCTGACGCTGGGGGTGGAAGACCTGCCCGGCTGGTTCGAGAAGACCCAGGGCTTTGAGTACCTTCCCGATGGCAAGGTGCTGGCGGTGACGGATGGCTGGCGGATTGTAGTGATCGACCGGGCGGCGGGCACGGCCACGGCCTATCCGGTGTATTGAGGCTGGCCGGATCGGGCGGTGGGCAGATTGCCCACCCTACGGCACGCTTTGGGGCTGGCGGCACCGCCGGCCTTGAAATCGCCGCAGGAAGCCCGTAAGTGCCCTCGGAACGAACCCGAGGAAAGAGCACCCCCATGGCCAGCGCCAATCCGCTTCAGTTCATCCAGCAGGTCCGCACCGAGGTGGGCAAGGTCGTTTGGCCGACCCGCCGCGAAGTGGTGCTGACCACGGTGATGGTGTTCATCATGGCGATGCTCACCGGCGCGTTCTTCTTCCTCGTCGACTGGCTGATCCGCACCGGGCTGACGCAAATTCTGGGCATGTTCGGCTGACGCCTCTGGTGGGTTTTACCCACCGCACGGCGCGTGATGGTGGGCAGATTGCCCACCCTACTTGAAATCACCCGCCCATCGGTTTATCCCGCTTTCAATCCCCGAAAACATGGCGCGCCCGAATCGACGGCGCGCCCGTTTTTTATCGGGGAGCAGGATTTAGGCGCCCCGGTCTGGGGCCACAGCAAGCAGGTTTGACATGGCGAAACGGTGGTATTCGGTGGCGGTGCTCTCCAACTTCGAGAAGAAGGTGGCCGAGCAGATCCGGACGGATGCGGAGGCCAATGGGCTGACCGAGGAGATCGAAGAGGTTCTGGTGCCGACCGAAGAGGTCATCGAGGTGCGCCGGGGCAAGAAGGTGACTGCAGAGCGGCGGTTCATGCCCGGCTACGTGCTGGTGCGGATGGACATGAGCGATGCGGGCTATCACCTGATCACCTCGATCAACCGGGTCACCGGCTTTCTGGGGCCGCAGGGCCGCCCGATGCCGATGCGGGACTCCGAGGTTGAGGCGATCCTTGGCCGCGTTGAAGAGGGTGAGGCCGCGCCGCGCAGCCTGATCACCTTCGAGGTGGGCGAGAACGTGAACGTGACCGACGGGCCGTTTGAGGGCTTCAGCGGCAACGTGGAGGAGGTCGACGACGAGGGCCAGCGCCTGAAGGTGACAGTGTCGATCTTTGGCCGCGCCACGCCGGTGGAGCTGGAGTTTACTCAGGTGACCAAGCAGGTTTGAGCGGATTGGCGGGCCGGGTGCCCGCCAGACGCAGCGTGAGGCCGCTCCGGTTGGGGCGGCCTTTTGCGTTCATGTCAGGCGCGGTGCGGTGCTAGGCGGCCTGATCGTAGGACGGGTGCGACCGCGAGATCGCGGCAAAGCCGCTGTAGCTGGTGCCGGTGAGGGCCTCGCGGATCACGGCTTCGGCCACATCGGCATTAGCCACGGAAAAGCCGATCCAGAGGGCGCCGCTGCTTTCGCCCGCGGGCATTTCGCGCGTGCCGGTTGAGCAGCCAAGCTCGGCCATCGCCAGCGAGGCCTCGATCAGCACCGCGGCCTCTTCGCAGAACTCGCGCGGCGTGGTGCGGCCGGGTGTGGCGTGGCGAATGTCATCGAGCCGGTAGCTGACCGCCAGCCACTGTTCTGGCGTGGCTGCGAAGCTCTTGTGATCCTGCATCATCATCGTGGTTTCTCCACATTCGTCTATCCCCTGTTAACCGTTTTCACCGCCGCTGGTGGCGAGATCGCGGCGCGATTGGGGCGATTGGCGGGCTGGCGTGGGTGACGTGGCGGCAAAAACGGGGCGGGTGGAGGCCTGCGGGCCGGTGCAGGGCCAGTGCAGGGCCTGCGGCGGCTTTGGCGCGCGCCCAGGGGCTTTGCTCGTTGCGACAAAGGGCGCAAAGGCGACAACAGGGGTTTGACGCAGGGCGCAAATGCTCCTATGACGCGGCTTCCTTCGTCCCCCGTCCGCATGGCGGGGCCGAATCGCGTGGGAGGGGCGGCGCTCGCGGGTGCCAAGCCAGACCACGTCAACATAAAGGCCGCGAAACGCGTTTCGTCGCCGTTGAGAAAGGAGAGCCAGAGATGGCCAAGAAAGTAGCTGGCACCATGAAGCTTCAGGTGCCCGCCGGACAAGCGAACCCCTCTCCGCCGGTTGGTCCGGCGCTGGGTCAGCGCGGCATCAACATCATGGAATTCTGCAAGGCGTTCAACGCCAAGACGCAGGAGATGGAGCCGGGTGCGCCCTGCCCGACCGTGATCACCTACTACCAGGACAAGTCGTTCTCGATGGATATCAAGACGCCCCCCGCGTCTTACTATCTGAAGAAGGCGGCCAAGGTGAAATCCGGGGCCAACACCCCGTCGCGCCAGACGGTTGGCTCTGTCACCGTGAAGCAGGTGCGCGAGATTGCCGAAGCCAAGATGAAAGATCTGAACGCGACCGATATCGAGGCCGCGATGAAGATCATCGTCGGGTCCGCGAACTCCATGGGCATCGAGGTGAAGTAAGATGGCAAAAATCGGAAAACGTACCCGCGCCGCTCGCGAAGCCTTTGAAGGCAAGCTGAACGTCACCGTGGAAGAGGCCGTGGCCCTGGTGAAGAACAACGCCAATGCGAAGTTCGACGAGACCGTCGAAATCGCGATGAACCTCGGCGTCGACCCGCGCCACGCCGACCAGATGGTGCGCGGCAAGGTTGCCCTGCCCAACGGCACCGGCAAAGAGGTTCGCGTGGCCGTGTTCGCCCGTGGCGAGAAGGCTGATGAGGCCAAGGCCGCTGGCGCCGACGTGGTTGGCGCGGAAGACCTGATGGAAACCGTGCAGGGCGGCAAGATCGACTTCGATCGCTGCATCGCCACGCCCGACATGATGCCGATCGTCGGCCGTCTCGGCAAAGTGCTCGGCCCGCGTAACCTGATGCCGAACCCCAAGGTCGGCACGGTGACGATGGACGTCAAGGAAGCCGTGGAAGCTGCCAAGGGCGGTGAAGTGCAGTTCAAGGCCGAGAAGGCCGGTGTTGTGCATGCCGGGATCGGCAAGGCCTCTTTCGACGAAGCCAAGCTGGTGGAAAACGTGCGCGCCTTTGTGGACGCCGTCTCCAAGGCCAAGCCGACCGGCGCGAAGGGCACCTACATGACGAAGATCGCGATTTCTTCGACCATGGGCCCGGGCGTGACCATCGAAGTGGACAACGCGCTGGGCAACTGAGCCCGGACAGCGACAGAGATTTGAGAGGGGCGGGCCGGTTGGCTCGCCCTTTTTCGTTGGGACGATGGGTGACGCTCGCCGCAAGCGGCATCGCCCCACCCGCCGTCCCGCAAGCCTGCGGCATTCTTGGCGCTTTTCATCGGAGTCGGCGTGCGGCATTCAGCCCGCATGGTTCGTGAGTTGCGCCAGACGCTGATCGCCTTTGCCGCCGCGCTTATGCTGGCGGTGATGGGGGCCGTTTCAGCGCATCATATGGGGCCGCCCTCGGAAGAGGCCGTGGAGGCCGCCGAGCTGCGGGCGCTGGGCTTTTCGGTGGAAGATCTGTGCGGCACGCCCGGTGCCGCCTCTGCCTATCACTGCCCGTTCTGTCACAAGCTGCCCGAGGCGCCGCGCCTTGCTGCGCCCGATGCCGCTGAGCGCCTTGTTCGGGTGATCCCCGAGCAGCGCGGGGCCGATTTGCTGCGCGGGCCGCAGCATATTTCTGACCACGTTTCCACCCGCGGGCCGCCGCGGGCCTGAGATTTCCAACAGATCGGTGGGCCATTGGGGCCTGCCAGCATGTGCGGTGCGGGATGGTCCTGCGCCCGGATTCTCATGGAGACAGATATGTTCAATCACACGATCAGGGCTGCATTCGCCCTGTGCCTCGCGGCGGGTGCCGCCGATGCCCATGCCACGCTGGAGCAGAAGGAGGCGGCCATTGGCGCAACGACCAAGATCACCCTGCGCGTGCCCCACGGCTGCGATGGGGAGGCGACGCATACGGTGCGGGTTGAGATCCCCGAGGGGTTTTATGCGGTGAAGCCGATGCCCAAGGCGGGCTGGGCGCTGGAGGTTGAGACGGGGGCTTATGAAACGCCCTATGACAACCACGGCACCGAGATGACCGAAGGCGTTCGGGCGGTGACGTGGAGCGGCGGCGATCTGCCGGATGCCTTTTATGACGAGTTCACCCTGCGCGGCGCGGTGGGGCCGCAGATGGAGGCGGGGGAGGTTTTGTTCTTCCCGGCGGTGCAGACCTGCGCCAATGGCACCGCTGAGTGGACCGATACCAGCGGTTCGCATGATGTAAGCGGGCCCGCGCCCAAGCTGACGCTTGTGGCCGGGGATGGCGGGCATGGCCACGCGCATGGCGCGGCCGAGAAGGTGACACTGGGCGCGCTGGAGATCACCGCGCCCGCCGCTGCCGCGACCCTGCCGAACCAGCCGGTGGCCGGGGGTTTCATGACCATCACCAACACCGGGAACGTGGACGATGTGCTGATTGGCGCACGCTCCGAGGCCGCCGGGCGCATGGAGGTGCACGAGATGGCCATGGAGGGCGACGTGATGAAGATGCGCCAGCTGGCCGATGGTTTGCCGATCCCGGCAGGGGAGACGGTGGCGCTGGAGCCGGGGGGTTACCACATCATGTTTATGGAGCTTGCCGGGCCGATGGTGGCCGGGGAAGAGGCTGAGGTGGTGCTGGTCTTCGAAAAGGCGGGCGAGGTTGCTGTGACCTTTCCGGTGAAGCCGCGTGACGAGATCGGCGGCAGCGGCGGCCATGGCGGGCACGGTGATCATGCCGGGCATGGGGGCAACTGATGGCACCAGCGCAAAAAGTAGCGCTGACCGTCGCGGGGGGGCTGGCTTTGCTGGCCCTCCTTGCGGTTGGTTGGTTTGCCGTTCTGGCCCCGACGATGACCGAGGAGGCTGCGATTGACCTTGGGCATGGCGACTATGTGCTGGAGGGCACCGATGGCGCGGCCTTCACCGAGGAGACGCTTCGCGGTGCGCCGACCGCGGTGTTCTTTGGCTTTGCCCATTGCCCCGAGGTTTGCCCGACGACGCTGGGCGATATCGACCTTTGGCAGGCGGAGCTGGCCGAGGAGGGACGCGATGCGTTGCGCAGCTATTTCGTGACGGTCGACCCGGAGCGGGATACGGTGGAGGTGATCGGGGATTACGTGTCTTGGGTGCCCGGTGTTGTGGGTGTTTCGGGCGCGCGCGAGGAGATCGACAAGGCGATTGCGGCTTTCCGGGTTTATGCCTCAAAAATCCCGCTGGAGGGCGGTGGCTACACGATGGATCACTCGGCCTTCGTGCTGCTGTTCGACGACCGGGGAAACTTCTTTGAGCCGATCCGCTACCAAGAGGAGTTGGAGAGTGCGATGGGCAAGATCCGGCGGGTGCAGGACATGTGAGCGCTGCGATGAGCAGGACACTTGAGGGCTGAGGCGGCCCGGGTGGCGGTGTTTGCCGCCACCTTTCGCCTTAGCTGCACACGTTGCCGGGCACGATGTTGCCTTGGCTGAGGGTCGTTCCGCCGAGCATATCCACGAAGACGGCGCGGGTGCCGTTGATCTGGACAAATTGACAGTCCGGCGCTTCGCCGGTGTAGGTGTAGCAGATCGAATCCCCGTTCATCCGCCAGTTTCCGGCGTAAACCTCGGTGTCACGCCCCACCACCAGCCCGCCGGGATCGTGGAACTCGCAATAGGATGTGCCGTCCGACAAGGCACCGACGATGCTGGCACCCGAGAGCGCTTGCTGCACCACGGCACCGGGGGTGTGTGGCACGGTCGGCAGGCTGAGGCAGGCGGACAGGGCGGCGAGGGCGATAATGGGTGTGTAGCGTGAAATGGGCATGGTGCGGGTCTCCTTGAATTCTGCAAGCCTGCACCATGACCCTGGGTAAAGCACGGTTTTTCTGCTGTAACGCAGGGCTGGCGGCTGGGGATTTGGCGGGCGCTGAGCCGGTGAGGGGCGGTGGTGGGCGAGTTGGGCAGGGCTGCCTTTTTGCCCGGCGCGGGGCCGTGGAACTGCGAATACCTGTGGGCTGGTTTCTGTGGGCGGCTGCGGGCGGCGTGGCATTGCCGCCTTGCGAATAAAGCAAAAATTACCGCCCTAAAGACCTGTCTCCGAGCGGCGCGGCGGGCCTTGGGAACATTCCAGTTGACATATCAAGTGAAGCCCGTAGATTAGCGTGAGTTGAATCATCAACTCCGCGTCCAGGGAGGGATGCGGGACTCTAGGGAGGACATCCATGAAACGCGCCACTCACGCGGCCCTCGCGGCCGTGATCGCTACCGCTTTGCCTGTTGCCGCCTCTGCGGACACCATCAAGGTTGGGGTGATCGCCCCCTTCTCCGGGCCCTTCGCCATTTACGGCAAGCAGTATCAGGAAGCGGTTGAAACCTATGTCGCCCAGCATGGCACCAGCGCTGGCGAGCATGAGATCGAGTTTATCTACAAGGATGTTGGCGGGCCGAACCCGGACCAGTCGCGCAGCCTTGCGCAAGAGCTGCTGATCCGTGACCAGGTGGATTATCTGGCCGGGTTCACCTTTACCCCCAACGCGCTGGCCGTCGCGCCGCTGATCGAGCAGAGCGAGACGCCGACGGTGATCTTCAACGCTGCGACCTCCTCGATCAACCGCGAGAGCGCGTTTTATCTGCGCACCAGCTACACGCTTTGGCAGGTGTCTGCGCCGCTGGCGGAATGGGCCTATGACCAAGGGATGCGCACGGCGGCGACGACCGTGACGGATTATGGCCCCGGGATCGACGCCGAGAACGCCTTCAAGGCGGCCTTCGAGGCCAAGGGGGGCGAGGTTGTGGATGCGATCCGCATGCCGCTTTCCACCACCGATTTCACCCCCTTCATCCAGCGCGTGCGGGACGAGGCACCGGATGCGGTGTTTGCCTTCCTGCCCGGCGGCCCGCCCACCTTTACCTACACCAAAACGTACAACGAGAACGGCCTTGCCGATGCGGGCATCAAGTTTCTCGGGACGGCGGAGACCGAAGAGGTGAACCTGCAGGGGCTGGGTGATGCGGCCATTGGGCTGACCACGGCCTATCACTACTCCGGCGCGCATGACTCGGAGGCCAACCGCGCCTTTCAGGCCAAGCTCAACGAGCTGTTCCCCGATGCCATCGCCAACTGGGCCTCGGTCGGGGCCTATGACGGCACGCATTTGATTTACCAGATGGTGGCCGCCGCTGGCACCGATGGCCCCGCCGCCGTGGAGGCTGCGAAGACCCTTGAATGGGAGAGCCCGCGCGGCCCGGTGAAGATGGACCCGGACGCCCGGACGCTGGTGCAGAATGTCTACATCCGCGAAGTCGCGCGGGACGAGGCGAGCGGCAAGCTGGTGAACCGGGAGACCGGCGTGATTGCCACCGTGGGCGACCTCGGCTGGGACAAGTGATCTTCTCCCCGGGCCTGCGCGTGCGGGCCCGGGGGCGATCCTGCGGAAAGATGACATGACCCTGCTTCTCAACATACTCGTGGACGGCGTTGCCTACGGGATGATCCTCTTCATGATCTCGGTTGGCCTGTCGGTCACCATGGGGCTGATGCGGGTGGTCAACCTGGCCCATGGCGGCTTTGCGCTGCTGGGCGGCACATTTGCCCATTGGTTCGCTGCCGACCTTGGCCTGCCGTTCTGGCCCGCCGCCGTGCTGGGGGTGGCCGCCACGGTGGCGCTTTCGCTGCCGCTTGAGCGGGTGATCTACCGCCGGATCTACGGCTTTACCGATCTGCAACAGGTGCTGGCGACCATCGGGCTGACCTTTTTGATGATCGCGAGCGTTAACCTCTGGCAAGGCTCGAGCCTGCTGTCGATCCCCCTGCCGGAGAGCCTGAAGGCCAGTGTGGACCTCGGCTTTCGCACCTTGCCGGTGCATCGGCTGGTGGTGATCGTTGCCGGGGCTGCGGTTGTGCTGGGGCTCTGGGCGCTGCTGGAGCGCACGCGCTTTGGCATGC from Oceanicola sp. D3 includes the following:
- the rplK gene encoding 50S ribosomal protein L11, encoding MAKKVAGTMKLQVPAGQANPSPPVGPALGQRGINIMEFCKAFNAKTQEMEPGAPCPTVITYYQDKSFSMDIKTPPASYYLKKAAKVKSGANTPSRQTVGSVTVKQVREIAEAKMKDLNATDIEAAMKIIVGSANSMGIEVK
- a CDS encoding DUF1775 domain-containing protein: MFNHTIRAAFALCLAAGAADAHATLEQKEAAIGATTKITLRVPHGCDGEATHTVRVEIPEGFYAVKPMPKAGWALEVETGAYETPYDNHGTEMTEGVRAVTWSGGDLPDAFYDEFTLRGAVGPQMEAGEVLFFPAVQTCANGTAEWTDTSGSHDVSGPAPKLTLVAGDGGHGHAHGAAEKVTLGALEITAPAAAATLPNQPVAGGFMTITNTGNVDDVLIGARSEAAGRMEVHEMAMEGDVMKMRQLADGLPIPAGETVALEPGGYHIMFMELAGPMVAGEEAEVVLVFEKAGEVAVTFPVKPRDEIGGSGGHGGHGDHAGHGGN
- the rplA gene encoding 50S ribosomal protein L1, which gives rise to MAKIGKRTRAAREAFEGKLNVTVEEAVALVKNNANAKFDETVEIAMNLGVDPRHADQMVRGKVALPNGTGKEVRVAVFARGEKADEAKAAGADVVGAEDLMETVQGGKIDFDRCIATPDMMPIVGRLGKVLGPRNLMPNPKVGTVTMDVKEAVEAAKGGEVQFKAEKAGVVHAGIGKASFDEAKLVENVRAFVDAVSKAKPTGAKGTYMTKIAISSTMGPGVTIEVDNALGN
- a CDS encoding SCO family protein, with amino-acid sequence MAPAQKVALTVAGGLALLALLAVGWFAVLAPTMTEEAAIDLGHGDYVLEGTDGAAFTEETLRGAPTAVFFGFAHCPEVCPTTLGDIDLWQAELAEEGRDALRSYFVTVDPERDTVEVIGDYVSWVPGVVGVSGAREEIDKAIAAFRVYASKIPLEGGGYTMDHSAFVLLFDDRGNFFEPIRYQEELESAMGKIRRVQDM
- a CDS encoding ABC transporter substrate-binding protein, giving the protein MKRATHAALAAVIATALPVAASADTIKVGVIAPFSGPFAIYGKQYQEAVETYVAQHGTSAGEHEIEFIYKDVGGPNPDQSRSLAQELLIRDQVDYLAGFTFTPNALAVAPLIEQSETPTVIFNAATSSINRESAFYLRTSYTLWQVSAPLAEWAYDQGMRTAATTVTDYGPGIDAENAFKAAFEAKGGEVVDAIRMPLSTTDFTPFIQRVRDEAPDAVFAFLPGGPPTFTYTKTYNENGLADAGIKFLGTAETEEVNLQGLGDAAIGLTTAYHYSGAHDSEANRAFQAKLNELFPDAIANWASVGAYDGTHLIYQMVAAAGTDGPAAVEAAKTLEWESPRGPVKMDPDARTLVQNVYIREVARDEASGKLVNRETGVIATVGDLGWDK
- a CDS encoding branched-chain amino acid ABC transporter permease, with protein sequence MTLLLNILVDGVAYGMILFMISVGLSVTMGLMRVVNLAHGGFALLGGTFAHWFAADLGLPFWPAAVLGVAATVALSLPLERVIYRRIYGFTDLQQVLATIGLTFLMIASVNLWQGSSLLSIPLPESLKASVDLGFRTLPVHRLVVIVAGAAVVLGLWALLERTRFGMRLRAAVDNRGTASAHGINTDLIFMLAFGLGAGLAALGGVLGAEILPIDAYYPLRYMVLFLIVVAVGGMGSIAGSFAAAIGLGLLETAARYLVPDFATIAFFALVILLLALRPNGLMGRVA